One genomic segment of Clostridium saccharoperbutylacetonicum N1-4(HMT) includes these proteins:
- a CDS encoding HD domain-containing protein → MKRFNSILNDEQYIYYLKIIKKLEKGRKFCKHNLKHFLDVARIAQLINLEENLGFEREIIYVTAILHDIGKWIQYENGTPHEIASWELAEEFLEAYSFSEEESEIIKQGILGHRNKTSQGFSGLIYKADKLSRLCVSCKAKAECNWSDEKKNLEILY, encoded by the coding sequence ATGAAAAGATTTAATTCCATCTTAAATGATGAACAATATATATATTACTTAAAAATAATTAAGAAACTTGAAAAGGGTAGAAAATTCTGCAAACATAATTTAAAGCATTTTTTAGATGTAGCAAGAATTGCTCAATTAATTAATTTAGAAGAAAATTTAGGTTTTGAAAGAGAAATAATATACGTAACAGCAATTTTACATGATATAGGAAAGTGGATTCAATATGAAAATGGAACACCACATGAGATAGCTTCGTGGGAGTTAGCAGAGGAATTTCTGGAAGCTTATAGCTTCTCTGAAGAGGAAAGTGAAATTATAAAACAGGGAATATTAGGACATAGAAATAAAACAAGTCAAGGTTTTTCAGGTCTTATTTATAAAGCAGATAAACTCTCACGGTTGTGTGTAAGCTGTAAGGCTAAAGCTGAATGTAACTGGAGTGATGAAAAAAAGAACTTGGAAATACTTTACTAG
- a CDS encoding YerC/YecD family TrpR-related protein, whose protein sequence is MSSFESKIKSPELDIFFKAILELKNIDECYRFFEDVATINEVKALAQRLHVAALLKNKKTYSEIAEVTGASTATISRVNRCLNYGSDGYNTVLERLKDNKEIDMNY, encoded by the coding sequence GTGAGTTCTTTTGAATCAAAAATTAAGAGTCCAGAGTTAGATATTTTTTTTAAAGCAATTTTAGAACTAAAGAATATAGATGAATGTTATAGATTTTTTGAAGATGTGGCAACTATAAATGAAGTTAAAGCTTTGGCACAAAGGTTACATGTAGCAGCATTACTTAAAAACAAAAAGACTTATTCAGAAATTGCAGAAGTAACAGGAGCAAGTACAGCAACTATCAGCAGAGTTAATAGATGTTTGAATTATGGAAGTGATGGATATAATACCGTACTTGAAAGATTAAAAGATAACAAAGAAATTGATATGAACTATTAG
- a CDS encoding AIM24 family protein, producing MRSSLKFTNKLKMLSEMEYESKFQVLEYEDLDGATDVQTAFGLNIIKQSGIKLKQVRIILDDSTVKLEPGTLSYMKGNIEIQSRSGGLIGFGKKIISSKLTGETAFKPIYSGTGEIFLEPSFGHFALIELEDDEIILSDDMFYACEEGVEVNAAAQRSASAVFLGNEGLYQTRLEGNGIVAIKVPVPENEIFKCVLINDTLKVDGSLAILRTGNIEFSVEKSSKSIMGTAISGEGIVNVYRGTGEVWLVPTKNIYSELKLKGAHKANKLETELEDEDV from the coding sequence ATGAGAAGTTCACTAAAGTTTACAAATAAATTAAAGATGTTATCTGAAATGGAATATGAATCTAAATTTCAAGTATTGGAATATGAAGATTTAGACGGGGCTACAGATGTGCAGACAGCTTTTGGACTAAACATAATAAAACAAAGTGGTATAAAGTTAAAACAAGTTAGAATAATATTAGATGATAGCACAGTGAAACTTGAACCGGGAACATTGAGTTATATGAAAGGAAATATAGAGATACAAAGCAGATCTGGTGGCTTAATAGGGTTTGGAAAAAAAATAATATCAAGTAAGTTAACAGGTGAAACGGCATTTAAACCAATCTATAGTGGTACAGGTGAGATATTTTTAGAGCCTTCTTTTGGGCACTTTGCCTTAATAGAATTGGAAGATGACGAGATAATTTTAAGTGATGATATGTTCTATGCATGTGAGGAAGGCGTAGAAGTTAATGCAGCGGCACAAAGGTCTGCCTCAGCTGTATTTTTAGGTAATGAAGGTCTTTATCAAACTAGACTAGAAGGCAATGGAATTGTAGCAATTAAAGTTCCTGTTCCAGAGAATGAAATATTTAAGTGTGTACTAATTAATGATACCTTGAAGGTAGATGGAAGTTTGGCTATTTTAAGGACTGGAAATATTGAGTTCTCGGTGGAAAAATCATCAAAATCAATTATGGGAACAGCTATTAGCGGAGAAGGTATAGTAAACGTATATAGAGGAACGGGTGAAGTATGGTTAGTTCCTACAAAAAATATCTATAGTGAGTTAAAGCTGAAGGGTGCTCACAAAGCAAACAAGTTGGAAACTGAGTTAGAAGATGAAGATGTTTAA
- a CDS encoding bifunctional glycosyltransferase family 2/GtrA family protein, translating to MEYKENDWKDTPIIIPSLDPDEKLPQVVAAVIDIGFNRVILVDDGSSKENKKIFNDIIHKYDKCILLEHSINLGKGRALKTAFNYCLINYKDSCNGVITVDGDNQHHIDDIVSIAKELSESNDSLILGARDFDHDTVPFRSSFGNKLTRFTLKALCGINVTDTQTGLRAIPIKYLSTFLDMEGERFEFETNMLIKAKNNSINIKEIKIKTVYIEENKTSHFNPFKDSIKIYILILKFTSASFLSSIADLLLFTLVYSLLKTLDLDVRILLSTVLARISSSIINFLINKNMVFEHKEDNKPAVARYYTLCITQMLLSYGGVYLGTMLIKAYPTFVKIIVDFILFMLSFQIQREWVFKKRTSFEKAEDI from the coding sequence ATGGAATATAAAGAAAATGACTGGAAAGATACACCTATAATCATTCCGTCTCTAGATCCAGATGAAAAATTACCTCAGGTAGTAGCTGCAGTAATTGATATAGGTTTTAATCGTGTCATTTTAGTTGATGATGGTAGTTCAAAAGAAAACAAAAAAATTTTCAATGATATAATACACAAATATGATAAATGCATACTTTTAGAGCACAGTATCAATTTAGGTAAAGGTCGTGCTTTAAAAACTGCATTTAATTATTGTTTAATAAATTATAAGGATTCTTGTAATGGAGTTATTACTGTTGATGGAGACAATCAACATCACATAGATGATATAGTAAGTATTGCTAAAGAATTGAGTGAATCAAATGATTCTCTAATATTAGGTGCAAGAGATTTTGATCATGATACTGTACCATTTAGAAGTAGTTTTGGAAATAAACTCACTCGCTTCACCTTAAAGGCATTGTGTGGTATAAATGTAACTGATACACAAACAGGTCTTAGAGCAATTCCAATTAAATATCTTTCTACATTTTTGGATATGGAAGGTGAGCGATTTGAATTTGAAACCAATATGCTCATAAAAGCCAAAAATAATAGTATTAACATAAAAGAGATTAAAATTAAGACTGTTTACATTGAAGAAAACAAAACTTCCCATTTTAATCCCTTTAAGGATTCTATAAAAATTTACATATTAATTTTAAAATTTACATCAGCTTCATTTTTATCATCCATTGCTGATTTGTTATTATTTACATTAGTTTATTCTTTGCTTAAAACTTTAGACTTAGATGTTAGAATACTGTTATCAACAGTTTTAGCAAGAATTTCATCTTCAATTATTAACTTTTTAATAAATAAAAATATGGTTTTTGAACATAAAGAAGACAATAAACCAGCTGTTGCAAGATATTATACCCTTTGTATTACGCAAATGTTGCTTTCTTATGGTGGTGTATATTTAGGTACAATGCTTATAAAAGCATATCCAACCTTTGTAAAAATCATTGTTGATTTCATTCTATTTATGTTAAGCTTTCAAATTCAAAGAGAATGGGTATTTAAAAAGAGAACCTCCTTTGAAAAAGCAGAGGATATCTAA
- the folP gene encoding dihydropteroate synthase: MKIGNKEFEIGKRTYIMGILNFTPDSFSDGGKFNNIDMALEHVRKMIEEGADIIDVGGESTRPNHTPVEEAEEINRVVPIIKAIREKFDIPISIDTYKAKVAEKAIEAGADLINDVWGFKMDKDMAKVAAKFNVPCCLMHNRTNTDYKDLMGEILEDLRECIKIAKEAGVNDENIILDPGIGFGKTYEQNLETMNNLERIKELGYPILLGTSRKSIIGLTLNLPSEERIEGTIATTVIGIMKDACDFVRVHDVLENFRAAKMTDAIVRE; the protein is encoded by the coding sequence ATGAAAATAGGTAATAAGGAATTTGAAATTGGGAAAAGGACATACATAATGGGAATTTTAAATTTCACACCTGATTCTTTTTCTGATGGAGGAAAATTTAATAATATAGATATGGCTTTAGAGCATGTAAGAAAAATGATTGAAGAGGGAGCTGACATAATAGATGTAGGAGGAGAATCTACAAGACCTAATCACACACCTGTAGAAGAAGCAGAAGAAATTAATAGAGTAGTTCCTATAATAAAAGCAATAAGAGAAAAATTTGATATTCCAATATCAATTGATACATATAAAGCAAAGGTTGCCGAAAAGGCTATAGAAGCAGGAGCTGATTTAATTAATGATGTATGGGGCTTTAAAATGGATAAGGATATGGCAAAAGTTGCAGCGAAATTTAATGTGCCTTGCTGTCTTATGCATAATAGGACTAATACAGATTATAAGGATTTAATGGGTGAGATACTCGAAGACTTAAGAGAATGTATAAAAATAGCTAAGGAAGCTGGAGTTAACGATGAAAATATAATATTAGATCCAGGTATAGGATTTGGGAAAACTTATGAGCAGAATTTAGAAACAATGAATAATTTGGAGCGAATTAAGGAATTAGGATATCCTATATTACTTGGAACATCAAGAAAGTCTATAATAGGATTAACTTTAAATCTACCGTCAGAAGAGAGAATTGAAGGAACTATAGCTACAACAGTTATTGGTATAATGAAAGATGCTTGTGACTTTGTTAGAGTTCATGACGTATTGGAAAACTTTAGAGCAGCAAAAATGACAGATGCAATAGTTAGAGAATAG
- the folK gene encoding 2-amino-4-hydroxy-6-hydroxymethyldihydropteridine diphosphokinase: MDKMYIRNMELFGFHGVFEEEKKLGQKFILSLELDLNLKLAGKSGDLTKSVHYGELCELVEKEFNREKYDLIETAALKMAECILKEYKIIEGVKVFLKKPWAPIKKHLDTIEIMIEKKRHKAYIGLGSNIGDKEKYLNEAINKISNEESIEVLKKSSFITTKPWGYLEQEDFLNSVIEIETTLEVEELMDLLLEFEAELDRKRTIKWGPRTIDLDIIMYDEIISSNEKVVLPHPRMHQREFVLKPLNEIAPYLMHPVLHKRIFTLLEELTLNN; the protein is encoded by the coding sequence TTGGATAAAATGTATATAAGGAATATGGAATTATTTGGCTTTCATGGAGTTTTTGAAGAAGAAAAAAAACTAGGTCAAAAATTTATTTTATCATTAGAATTAGATTTGAACTTAAAATTAGCAGGCAAAAGTGGAGATTTAACAAAATCTGTACACTATGGCGAGTTATGCGAATTAGTAGAAAAGGAATTTAATAGAGAAAAGTATGATCTTATTGAGACAGCAGCTTTAAAAATGGCAGAATGTATTTTAAAGGAATATAAAATAATAGAAGGCGTGAAAGTGTTTTTGAAAAAGCCTTGGGCACCAATAAAAAAACATTTGGATACAATTGAAATAATGATTGAGAAAAAAAGACATAAAGCATATATAGGGTTAGGTTCTAATATTGGAGATAAAGAAAAATATTTAAATGAAGCAATCAATAAAATATCTAATGAAGAGAGTATTGAAGTATTAAAGAAATCTTCATTTATTACAACAAAACCGTGGGGATATTTAGAACAAGAAGATTTTTTAAATTCTGTTATTGAAATTGAAACAACTCTTGAAGTTGAAGAACTTATGGATTTATTATTAGAATTCGAAGCTGAATTAGATAGAAAAAGAACAATTAAGTGGGGACCAAGAACTATCGATTTAGATATTATTATGTATGATGAAATTATATCTTCTAATGAAAAGGTGGTTTTACCACATCCAAGAATGCATCAAAGAGAATTTGTATTAAAGCCGTTAAATGAAATAGCACCATATCTTATGCATCCTGTACTACATAAAAGAATATTTACATTATTGGAGGAATTAACTTTAAATAATTAA